The sequence tgcttctctctctccctctgcctactgctctctctgcttgtgctctctctctctctctctctctgtgaaataaataaataaaatcttttttattttttttacaaaagaaataattaagttcTAGAGTATAGCAAGCTTCATAGTTATAATAATACATTGTTTGGTGCCCACTATACTGTGTATCAGATCTCCAGGCCTTACTTCCTCCTTGTGCCTTTTCCCCTGACACCTCATCTGTCCTATCCCACCACCCCTGGCTTTTCTGGCCAGCATCACCCTCTTCCATGGGGATCCCCTTGCCTGAGGTCATATAGGGTTTGGAAGAGATCTGGGGTCCCTGGTGCCTGCTCCCTATTCCGAGTGGACTCTAGTGCCTCCTGGTGGGAAGGCAGGGACAGCTCATGGCTGGGTCTCAGGCAGCCTGAAGTGGGTGCATCCAACTTGTGCACCTAGTAATTACACCCAAGAGTAACTGAGCTTGGCCGTCCTAGGTGCTGCTCTGAGAGCTTTACATGTATGGATGAACTCGTTTTCATCTTCAGGTTTTAATCTTTAATCCTGGGATGTAGGCACCATCATGTCTTATTAGAGGACCTGAGGCAGAAAGAGATGAAGAGTCCTAACAAAGTCCCCACACAGAGCAGGATTTACCCCAGTGCTGGCGCTCCCAGAGCTTCCTGTGACAGGACTACCCTGTCTCCCAGACCAGAGAGCACATGGGAGAGTGAGGGGCCTGTGAACACATAATCCTCTTGCTCATCTGTCCAAATGCCAGATAGCTGTGTTGCAGGCTGAAGGCAACTCTGAGAGCTCTCTCCCCCAGTCGAAGGCACAAGGAATTACATGATGATCCTCTTCTGGCCTGAGTCCTGGCTGGGCCAGAGAGAAGAGATATACCCCTTATTAGGCAAGGTCAAGAGGCcaaattttcttatttcacaaaatcatttattttgagttttctgtgATGGCCAGTGGCTATTGCCTTAAGACTTTGCTGTCAGTCCTTTCTAAATTCTCACAGGCAcagctacaattttttttttcatatttaggtcAAGGTTTCTCAAAGGGTCATGCTAGGGTCACttgcatgagaatcacctgggttTTGGGGTGCTTTGTGAAATGCAGATGCCCGGTCCACACACTCCCCCTCTGCTGAATCACAATTTCTGAGGCTGAGCCTGAAATCTGGCCTTTAGCAAGCACCCAGTGGGTTTTTTCCCCACTCAAGATTGGGTACTACTACCTGCAGTCTTGCTCCCTGAGTGACAGATATGTCGGGCATTTGGAAGTACTTCTAAAGCAAGCGGCCCCCAGGCATCTATTGAATCTGTTAAGTGGGAGGGAATCAGTATAGTCAGAAGGTTGTGCTGCTCAACCAAGCGATCTTTCTGAGCACTGGGAATGAGAAATACACGAAATGAAGATAGGGGCGTGGCCGATATTACGCAAACTATGATGACCACTCGACTgaggtttttctcttttgcctagTCAGCTACTTTCTAGAAGTCTTCATGTGGTTACTGAGTGGTCTACTGAGACTCCTTCAGTCCATAACTCTCTGGCCTTCCTCTTAGCCTAATCCCGCTGCTGGATTTGTCCCAGCCTTCCTAAGGCCTAGTGAGGTGATAGCGTATTGAGCACCTACAATCTTCTAGAagttatatgtgtattttctcatttcgTTGCATAACCACCGTGGGGAAGGCGATACTCTTCCATTTATGGGGAGGACTCTGAGCTTTAGAGCTGGCGGGTCAGTTGCCCTTTTTATGCATCTCGTGACCTGATTTCTGTGAAGCTGTTTTGGGGAGCTCACTTTTTCAATTCTATGAATGAATTCTGACAGTTGCCTGGAGGCCAAATACACCCCGGACCTTCAGAAGTAGGTTGGACTGAGTTGTCttcaggctgcccacagggatgAATTTCTCCCCTTGACTAGGCTGAGCCTCCTGGGGCAGCAGCCACCCTTACCCTGGGCTTTGTCCTCACGTCCCAGCAGGGGGTTCCCTAGTCTTTCCAGGTAGAGTTTCATTGTACAAGGAAGCATCCCTTAGAGACCATCCCACCCCTGTTCACACACATCACACAGAGCCAAAAGCCAGGTATCTACAGGATGGaatcaaagataataaaatgtgtATCCAGTGCGATTCTGGAGGAATCAGGGGAGTGAAGAGTTAGGGAATATTTCTCCCAGCCAAGATCATCTCCAAGCGTTTTGTCAAAGACTGAAATCTAGTATCAGTGGGAGGAaaactttttctctattttccaagaGATAATCaccttcagtttccttcctttccagggACTAGAGACATGTGGAGAGCCTACTCTGACATGAGAGAAGCCAACTACAAAAATTCAGACAAATACTTCCATGCCCGGGGGAACTATGACGCTGCAAGAAGGGGCCCTGGGGGCGCCTGGGCTGCTAAAGTGATCAGGTGACCTGGGCCCCTGGGGATGCAGGGATGGTGAGCTGGGCGAGGCTCTCAGAGGACAGCCAAGCCCCTGAGATGTTTGCGGGAGGGACTGGCTCCTCCTggtcctgcccacccctcctctggGCCCAGTGTGGGGTTGGAGTGGCTCCCAGGGCCACAGCAAGGCCGGGGGACCCGGGGATTCCCTGCCTTCCTGCTGGGGGCCCGGGGACCAGCCTGGCTGGGGTGGGCTGTGCCCGGTGCAGGGTCAGGTGCAGGGTGATtcagcccctcctgccctggctccTGTCAGCCAGCCcttggagagaggagagattgGTGGGGCCGGTGGGCTTCGCTCATCAGGCCCTAATTCATCTCTTGCCTGTCCCCCTCCATCCCAGCGACGCCAGAGAGAATTCTCAGAGAATCACAGACCGTCTTAAGTTTGGAGACAGCGGCCACGGAGCGGAGGACTCGAAGGCTGACCAGGCTGCCAACGAATGGGGCCGGAGTGGCAAAGACCCCAACCACTTCCGACCTGCAGGCCTGCCCAGCAAATACTGAGCTTCCTcttggctctgccctgggcagccGGGCTCTGAgccccctgagggcagggacaccCACTCGTTGAGATCTCTGGCCACGCAGGCTGGGAGGGCACCTAAGAGGTGTCTAATAAATGCTTAAGAGATGGACTGTTGAAAAGCGTGTTCTTCTTGGGTGTATGTCCTGCTGGTTAGTTCCCCAGAGGGATGGATGGACACCCGCGTGAGGCTGAGCCTGGGCCTTGGTGTAGGGGCGACCGTCTCAGTGCACCCGGACAGACGCCTGTACCCACCCTTCCCAATCAGACCTTCCCGGATTGACCTGccccccctgcccaggcccctctGCTTACACTGGTGCTATTTCTGGCTCCTTGGTGTCCAGAACTCTATCTGTGTCAGTTGTGTCCTGTCACCTTCTCTGTCCTCAGCGTCTGGTTCCCTTAGCTTTGCTCCTCAGTGGTCGCTGTCCTCAGGACAagggacacagcagagggaggccAGGAGTGTGGGATCAAGGGCCACCTTGATGTTCTGTGGGCTTCTCAGCAGGGCCTTCAAGTCCAGTTACAACCAGTTTCTGTCCCTGCCATCTAAGAATGTGTCCAAGAGAGTTTTGCTCCTCCTGATTTCACTGCCTTACTTCAAGCTAAGTGTAGACGAAATGCCACCTCACTCGTGACTATTTCCTCAGGCCTCTGCACCTTAGCCTGTCACACTGGGGAGGTGGTAGTGAAGAAGGAGCAGTGGAGAGAAGCAATTTGGGGTGGCACCTGGGGTGGAGTCAGCATACGGAAACCAGGTAATAATTTGAGATGGAACATTATAGTAGAAGGAGAGATTGACTGGTGCAAGATTACACACTATGGGGTCCAGATCACACAAAGCTGAGATGTCCATCTTGTTGGCACT is a genomic window of Canis lupus familiaris isolate Mischka breed German Shepherd chromosome 21, alternate assembly UU_Cfam_GSD_1.0, whole genome shotgun sequence containing:
- the LOC119877366 gene encoding serum amyloid A protein-like, with product MKLLVGVLLCSLVLGVSSQRWWTFLKEAGQGTRDMWRAYSDMREANYKNSDKYFHARGNYDAARRGPGGAWAAKVISDARENSQRITDRLKFGDSGHGAEDSKADQAANEWGRSGKDPNHFRPAGLPSKY